One region of Acaryochloris thomasi RCC1774 genomic DNA includes:
- a CDS encoding phosphotransferase enzyme family protein, producing MTSVTETEGAAVDRILTIAAQFAQKGRVATAQEFGQGNVNDTYLVTLDSGEAPFVLQRINTHVFRQPELVMRNMRTFTEHVRQRQRTDVLCAERRWDVPQVLLTQSQQDHWLESDGTVWRAISFIDAAQSFDTIQSLDHAREVGYGLGMFHHLISDLPSEQLADTLEGFHITPRYLQQYESVLEQNSMGSSPEVNYCRAFICDRTSLAHTLETAKAKGLLPLRLMHGDPKINNIMIDAVTGQAVSLIDLDTVKPGLVHYDIGDCLRSSCNPLGEETDQWESVCFDLDLSQAVLQGYLSVARSFLTPTDYDYLFDAIRLIAFELGLRFFTDYLMGDRYFKTQYPDHNLARALVQFKLTESIEAQERSLKAIIQDLRR from the coding sequence ATGACATCAGTGACTGAGACAGAGGGAGCAGCTGTGGATCGCATTCTCACCATCGCGGCTCAATTTGCACAGAAGGGACGAGTGGCGACCGCTCAAGAGTTTGGTCAAGGCAACGTTAACGATACCTATTTGGTGACGCTGGATTCTGGTGAGGCCCCCTTTGTTCTGCAGCGCATTAATACGCATGTTTTCCGTCAGCCAGAGCTGGTGATGCGGAATATGCGAACGTTTACGGAGCATGTGCGCCAGAGGCAGCGAACTGATGTGCTCTGTGCCGAGCGGCGATGGGATGTTCCTCAGGTGCTGTTGACGCAGTCCCAGCAGGATCATTGGCTAGAGTCTGACGGGACGGTTTGGCGGGCCATTAGCTTTATTGATGCGGCTCAGTCTTTCGATACGATCCAAAGTTTGGATCATGCTCGTGAGGTTGGCTATGGCTTAGGGATGTTTCATCATCTGATCAGCGACCTGCCGTCTGAACAGTTGGCGGATACGCTGGAGGGATTCCACATTACGCCTCGCTATCTGCAGCAGTATGAGTCGGTTCTAGAGCAGAACTCGATGGGTTCGTCGCCGGAGGTGAACTATTGTCGGGCGTTTATTTGCGATCGCACCTCCCTGGCCCACACTCTAGAGACAGCGAAGGCAAAAGGTCTGCTGCCGCTGCGTTTGATGCATGGTGATCCCAAGATCAATAACATCATGATTGATGCAGTGACTGGCCAAGCCGTTAGCCTGATTGATTTGGATACCGTGAAACCCGGCTTAGTCCATTACGACATTGGCGACTGTCTTAGATCGAGCTGTAACCCATTGGGTGAAGAAACTGATCAGTGGGAAAGTGTTTGCTTTGATTTAGATCTGAGTCAGGCCGTTTTGCAGGGCTATCTGTCCGTGGCTCGCAGCTTTCTGACGCCAACAGACTACGACTATCTGTTTGATGCTATCCGTCTGATTGCTTTTGAGTTAGGGCTGCGCTTTTTTACCGACTATCTAATGGGCGATCGCTACTTCAAGACCCAATATCCAGACCATAATCTGGCGCGGGCACTGGTTCAGTTCAAGCTGACTGAGAGCATCGAAGCCCAAGAGCGTTCCCTCAAGGCCATTATTCAAGATTTGCGACGTTGA
- a CDS encoding peroxiredoxin-like family protein, giving the protein MSLTTDLQTQKEQFLANVPDETVQVMGKATQALAESGIVDQSLKAGQQAPPVQLPNATGNTIDLQELLKSGPVVLSFYRGQWCPYCNLELRALQQILPEIQTLGASLVAVSPQTPDSSLSTVEKNELTYEVLSDVGNQVARAYGLVFKLPEHLRPIYNSFGIDVPAHNGDSSFELPIAATYVIATDGTIAHAFIDADYTQRLDPEAILTALKTLS; this is encoded by the coding sequence ATGAGTTTAACAACCGATCTTCAGACACAGAAAGAGCAATTCCTGGCCAACGTTCCTGATGAGACAGTTCAGGTAATGGGCAAAGCGACCCAGGCTCTAGCAGAGTCAGGCATCGTAGATCAAAGCCTGAAGGCAGGTCAGCAGGCTCCCCCTGTGCAGCTCCCTAACGCCACTGGAAACACCATCGATCTGCAGGAACTCTTAAAGTCTGGCCCAGTGGTACTCAGCTTCTATCGCGGTCAGTGGTGTCCTTACTGCAACTTAGAGTTACGCGCTCTGCAGCAGATCCTACCCGAGATTCAGACACTGGGCGCTAGCCTCGTCGCAGTTTCACCGCAAACACCGGATAGTTCACTCTCAACGGTCGAGAAGAATGAACTGACCTACGAAGTTCTGAGCGATGTCGGCAATCAGGTGGCTCGGGCCTATGGTCTGGTCTTTAAGCTACCCGAGCATCTGCGCCCAATTTATAACAGCTTCGGGATTGACGTCCCCGCCCACAATGGAGACTCATCTTTTGAACTCCCGATTGCCGCCACCTATGTGATCGCAACAGACGGCACAATTGCCCATGCCTTCATTGATGCCGACTACACACAGCGCTTAGATCCAGAGGCAATTTTGACAGCTCTCAAGACTCTTAGCTAA
- a CDS encoding FG-GAP-like repeat-containing protein produces MATFQDAVNFDVGNSPEGIAFEDFDGDGNVDLVTANENDDTVSVLLGDGNGGFAPQSTFAVGDEPQDLDIGDFNGDGNADLVTVNRDDSNVSVLLGDGNGGFAPQATFAVGLNANSVAIGDFNGDGNADLVTANEDDDTVSVLLGDGNGGFAPQLTFAVGDEPEDVAIRDFNGDGNLDLVTANQFDDTVSVLLGDGNGGFAPQATFAVGDNPFSVAVGDFNGDGNADLVTANEDDDTVSVLLGDGNGGFAPQSTFAVENSPFSVTVGDLNGDGNLDLATANRNNDNVSVLLGDGNGGFETPSTFAVGDNPFAVVAEDLDSDGDLDLAIVNEDDANVSILFNDLNIRGDAGNDLLVGNGDNNELSGENGNDTLEGGAGNDTLNGQGNSDELFGQSGNDLLEGGNGNDLLEGGNGNDTLNGQGNSDELFGQGGNDLLNGGTGNDTLIGGTGSDTLNGQGNSDEILGQGGNDLLNGGVGNDTLIGGAGSDILNGQDNSDELLGQGGNDLLNGGNGNDTLIGGAGRDTLIGGVGRDALFGSAGNDILVGGAGDDELTGGGGNDTFIFEDNNGANIILDFASAEVIDLAGISGISDATDLFNNHITSVGGNAVIDDLAGTTITLDSFDVNDLSADNFVF; encoded by the coding sequence ATGGCGACATTTCAAGATGCAGTTAACTTCGATGTGGGAAATAGTCCAGAGGGAATTGCCTTCGAAGACTTTGATGGGGATGGAAATGTAGATCTCGTAACAGCGAACGAGAACGATGACACGGTCTCAGTGCTGTTAGGTGATGGGAATGGTGGGTTTGCACCTCAATCGACCTTCGCAGTAGGAGATGAGCCACAGGACCTAGACATTGGAGACTTTAATGGGGATGGAAACGCTGATCTGGTGACGGTCAACCGTGACGACAGTAATGTATCGGTGCTGTTGGGTGATGGGAATGGTGGGTTTGCGCCTCAAGCAACCTTCGCAGTAGGTTTGAATGCAAACTCAGTTGCCATCGGGGACTTTAATGGAGACGGCAATGCTGACCTCGTAACAGCGAACGAGGACGATGACACAGTCTCAGTGCTGTTGGGTGATGGAAATGGTGGGTTTGCACCTCAATTGACCTTCGCAGTGGGAGATGAGCCAGAGGACGTCGCCATCAGGGACTTTAATGGGGATGGAAACTTAGATCTAGTAACGGCAAACCAGTTTGATGACACAGTTTCAGTGCTGTTAGGCGATGGCAATGGAGGGTTTGCACCTCAAGCGACCTTCGCAGTGGGGGATAATCCATTCTCAGTTGCCGTCGGCGACTTTAATGGGGATGGTAATGCAGATCTGGTGACAGCGAACGAGGACGATGACACAGTCTCAGTGTTGTTGGGCGATGGAAATGGAGGGTTTGCGCCCCAATCGACCTTCGCAGTGGAGAATAGTCCATTCTCAGTCACAGTCGGCGACTTAAATGGAGATGGCAATCTGGACTTAGCCACTGCTAACCGCAACAACGATAACGTATCAGTGCTGTTAGGCGATGGAAATGGAGGTTTTGAAACTCCATCCACCTTTGCGGTGGGAGATAACCCATTTGCAGTCGTTGCAGAGGACTTGGATAGCGATGGCGACTTGGACCTAGCCATTGTTAACGAAGACGATGCCAACGTATCTATATTATTCAACGATCTCAACATCCGAGGTGATGCGGGCAATGACCTCCTGGTGGGCAACGGGGATAACAACGAACTCTCAGGCGAGAACGGCAATGACACTCTCGAAGGCGGCGCAGGCAATGACACCCTCAATGGCCAAGGCAACAGCGATGAACTCTTCGGTCAAAGCGGCAATGACCTCCTAGAGGGCGGCAACGGCAATGACCTCCTAGAGGGCGGGAATGGTAACGACACTCTCAATGGCCAAGGCAACAGCGATGAACTCTTCGGCCAAGGTGGCAATGACCTCCTTAATGGTGGAACGGGTAATGACACTCTCATAGGCGGCACGGGCAGTGACACCCTTAACGGCCAGGGCAACAGCGATGAGATTCTCGGCCAAGGTGGCAATGACCTCCTCAATGGTGGAGTTGGTAATGACACCCTCATCGGTGGTGCGGGGAGTGACATCCTCAATGGCCAGGACAACAGTGATGAGCTACTGGGTCAAGGTGGCAATGACCTGCTCAATGGCGGGAATGGTAATGATACCCTGATCGGCGGCGCGGGTCGTGACACCCTCATCGGCGGTGTGGGCAGAGATGCACTCTTTGGCAGCGCTGGTAATGACATCCTTGTTGGCGGCGCTGGCGATGATGAACTCACGGGTGGCGGCGGCAACGACACATTCATCTTTGAGGACAACAACGGAGCCAATATCATCCTTGACTTCGCGTCTGCCGAGGTGATCGATCTCGCGGGAATCAGCGGTATCTCTGACGCCACGGACCTGTTCAATAATCACATTACGTCAGTGGGCGGCAATGCGGTGATTGATGATCTAGCTGGGACAACAATCACGCTGGATTCGTTTGATGTTAATGACCTCAGCGCCGACAACTTCGTGTTTTGA
- the larB gene encoding nickel pincer cofactor biosynthesis protein LarB — translation MTNPDALRQMLRNVAAGDLSPDAALEKLKYFAYEPVEDFARVDHHRALRTGFPEVIWGLDKTPEQIIKIFQAMSAYPCVMATRIAPEVYAQLQQHLELHYYEQAQICATTTLPSVPRYPGQIGIITAGTADLPVAEEAAVTANLCGFKVQRLWDVGVAGIHRLLNNRDIIAQSQVLIVVAGMEGALGSVVTGLADVPVIAVPTSVGYGASFNGLAPLLTMLNSCATGMGVVNIDNGFGAAMLAGQILRTGEKLKDLQLSEPN, via the coding sequence GTGACAAATCCTGATGCCCTCCGCCAGATGCTGCGTAATGTTGCAGCCGGTGACCTGAGTCCCGATGCAGCCCTAGAAAAACTTAAATATTTTGCCTACGAGCCTGTCGAAGACTTTGCTCGTGTCGATCACCATCGAGCCTTACGCACTGGTTTCCCGGAGGTGATCTGGGGGCTGGACAAAACCCCAGAGCAAATTATCAAGATCTTTCAGGCGATGAGTGCCTATCCCTGCGTGATGGCGACCCGCATTGCTCCAGAGGTCTATGCACAGCTCCAGCAGCACTTAGAGCTGCACTATTACGAACAGGCCCAGATCTGTGCGACCACGACTCTGCCTTCTGTGCCTCGCTATCCCGGTCAGATTGGTATTATCACGGCGGGCACCGCTGACTTACCCGTTGCTGAAGAAGCGGCTGTTACGGCCAATCTCTGCGGTTTCAAAGTACAGCGCCTTTGGGATGTGGGGGTGGCAGGAATCCATCGGCTACTCAACAATCGAGACATCATTGCTCAATCTCAGGTTTTAATTGTGGTGGCCGGTATGGAGGGCGCACTCGGCAGCGTCGTCACGGGTCTTGCCGACGTACCTGTGATCGCGGTTCCCACTAGTGTTGGCTACGGTGCTAGTTTTAACGGCCTTGCGCCGCTGCTGACGATGCTTAACTCCTGCGCGACAGGTATGGGGGTTGTCAATATTGATAACGGCTTTGGGGCTGCGATGCTAGCTGGGCAGATATTGCGGACTGGTGAGAAATTAAAGGACTTGCAACTTTCAGAGCCTAACTAA
- a CDS encoding D-alanyl-D-alanine carboxypeptidase has translation MFATRSVTLPLLCLGLYGLGCSKTAPIPEPDPKEVSSPTVQNAQPLNLTLQQPKSVENSTIDQYLGQLAAPRAAQGVWIQSSTQLLANHQGTVPLPAASITKVATSLAALKKLGPRHRFNTVIGTTGPIKDGVLQGDLVIQGGADPLFVWEDAIATANLLSQKGIQRVSGNLIIQGPFYMNFKTDPQQTGELLKQSFNAQQWPPEAATQYQTLKDIPKPQLEIQGNVQVAEAVTPPTIIHEHPSLPLAELLKRMNRYSNNAMAEMLAQEVGGAQVVAQTAAQAAGVPQSEIQLINGSGLGVENRMSPRAACGVMFAIANLLHPQQMNPADILAIPGKDIGILDSRPLPQQAILKSGTLNRVSALAGAIPTQKQDAVWFVLLNGEGNIALFRSQQEALLQTLIAEWEAAAEIPPSLKPTPLSHQGR, from the coding sequence ATGTTTGCAACTCGATCTGTAACCCTTCCATTACTCTGTCTGGGGCTGTACGGCTTGGGCTGCAGCAAAACAGCTCCCATACCTGAGCCTGATCCAAAAGAGGTTTCCAGTCCGACGGTACAGAACGCTCAGCCGTTAAATCTGACTTTGCAGCAACCCAAATCTGTTGAAAATTCTACAATTGACCAATATCTTGGTCAGCTTGCAGCGCCCAGGGCAGCCCAAGGGGTCTGGATTCAATCATCAACGCAACTACTGGCAAATCATCAAGGTACTGTACCTTTGCCTGCGGCTTCGATTACGAAGGTAGCCACGTCGTTGGCCGCTCTAAAAAAGCTGGGGCCTCGTCATCGCTTCAACACTGTGATTGGGACAACGGGACCAATTAAGGATGGGGTGCTACAGGGCGATTTGGTCATTCAGGGCGGGGCAGATCCCCTCTTTGTTTGGGAAGATGCGATCGCAACGGCCAATCTCCTCTCTCAAAAAGGAATCCAGCGAGTGTCCGGCAACCTGATCATCCAGGGGCCATTCTACATGAACTTCAAAACCGACCCTCAGCAAACAGGAGAATTACTGAAGCAGAGCTTCAACGCCCAACAATGGCCACCAGAAGCCGCGACGCAGTACCAGACGCTGAAAGACATCCCGAAACCACAGCTAGAAATTCAGGGCAATGTACAGGTCGCCGAAGCAGTCACCCCACCCACGATCATTCATGAGCATCCATCGTTGCCGCTGGCTGAACTCCTGAAGCGCATGAACCGCTACAGCAATAATGCAATGGCAGAGATGCTAGCACAGGAAGTCGGAGGGGCTCAGGTTGTGGCTCAAACAGCAGCACAAGCAGCTGGGGTTCCTCAGAGCGAAATTCAACTGATTAACGGATCTGGGTTAGGGGTTGAGAACAGGATGTCTCCTCGGGCGGCCTGTGGGGTTATGTTTGCGATCGCAAATCTTCTCCACCCCCAACAAATGAACCCTGCCGACATCTTAGCCATCCCCGGCAAAGACATCGGCATCCTGGACAGTCGCCCACTACCTCAACAGGCGATCCTTAAATCAGGCACACTTAACAGAGTGAGCGCCTTAGCCGGAGCTATTCCAACCCAAAAACAGGACGCTGTCTGGTTCGTACTCCTGAACGGAGAGGGAAATATTGCGCTCTTCCGCTCACAACAAGAGGCCCTATTACAAACCCTAATAGCTGAGTGGGAAGCCGCAGCAGAGATCCCTCCCAGCCTAAAACCCACCCCCCTATCACACCAGGGAAGATAG